One window from the genome of Elaeis guineensis isolate ETL-2024a chromosome 5, EG11, whole genome shotgun sequence encodes:
- the LOC140858044 gene encoding NAC transcription factor 32-like — MEGEDWRLSIPPGFRFIPTDDELLLFYLVPKLMGQSLPCGIVTENEVYKHHPQELLGTNHEAYFFTSRNRKYPNGKRPDRKAGGGYWKATSSNKEIQGPDNLMIGHKRTLAYYMDDGTPKGRKTNWLMVEYTIPHSQLPLQDKQLDTWVICKVYLNNREKNTKGGGAIYEDQATESASHSIVHDDTKCPTKIDSLQQKMVTSKRVRVLLDSSNHIEEQAYMESQHLDDQARLLVLSSKKETSSDIEEQSLARSSEWKDKRVEDYTSKDHDDLLAFMEECINNPPDWKY, encoded by the exons ATGGAAGGAGAGGATTGGAGATTAAGTATTCCACCAGGTTTCAGGTTCATACCGACAGATGATGAATTGTTGCTATTCTATTTGGTGCCCAAGTTGATGGGCCAATCTCTACCTTGTGGAATTGTGACGGAGAATGAAGTTTATAAACATCATCCTCAAGAACTTCTAG GCACCAATCATGAAGCCTATTTTTTCACATCGAGGAATAGAAAATATCCTAATGGAAAAAGGCCAGATCGAAAGGCAGGTGGTGGATATTGGAAGGCCACCTCAAGTAATAAAGAAATCCAGGGCCCAGATAACTTAATGATTGGCCACAAGAGAACCCTTGCCTACTACATGGATGATGGAACTCCAAAGGGAAGGAAAACGAATTGGCTTATGGTAGAATATACGATTCCACACTCTCAATTGCCATTGCAAGACAAGCAG CTTGATACATGGGTTATTTgcaaagtttacttgaataataGAGAAAAGAATACAAAAGGTGGTGGCGCTATATATGAGGACCAAGCAACTGAATCAGCATCTCATTCTATAGTTCATGATGATACAAAGTGCCCGACAAAAATCGATAGTTTACAACAGAAGATGGTCACGAGCAAGCGAGTACGAGTATTACTTGACAGTTCAAACCATATTGAAGAACAAGCCTACATGGAATCTCAGCACCTTGATGATCAAGCTAGATTGCTAGTTCTCTCCTCCAAGAAGGAAACATCATCAGACATCGAGGAGCAGTCTTTAGCTCGGTCTAGTGAATGGAAGGACAAACGGGTTGAGGATTACACTAGTAAGGATCATGATGACTTATTGGCGTTCATGGAGGAGTGCATCAACAACCCACCGGACTGGAAATACTGA
- the LOC140857857 gene encoding uncharacterized protein: protein MTSCCFVSQRPKISRVLFHPMEQRRREGTKWKHTDQPFADVTTQVPVTDIRDGGQELIGWRRTLIYFNGEEKSNLRMHEYIIPPGHSLADPKSVMWILCKIFHDVEESDDSEDEGLHEEESHDSENERPHKEESDPSVESDAHRPPISEMPDVDHTIHWHGNN from the exons ATGACCTCTTGCTGTTTTGTTAGTCAAAGACCAAAAATATCCCGTGTACTTTTTCACCCAATGGAGCAGAGACGTAGGGAAGGCACGAAATGGAAGCATACTGATCAGCCCTTTGCAGATGTTACCACCCAAGTACCAGTAACAGACATTAGAGATGGCGGCCAGGAGCTGATTGGCTGGAGGAGAACCCTCATCTACTTTAATGGGGAAGAGAAAAGCAACTTGAGAATGCATGAATACATCATCCCTCCAGGGCACAGTTTGGCTGATCCGAAG TCGGTTATGTGGATATTGTGCAAAATTTTCCATGATGTGGAAGAatcagatgactctgaagatgaaggatTACATGAGGAAGAATCACATGACTCTGAAAATGAGAGACCACATAAGGAAGAATCAGATCCCTCTGTAGAATCTGATGCACATCGTCCTCCAATCTCAGAAATGCCTGATGTCGATCACACAATCCATTGGCATGGGAACAACTAA